From Erwinia pyri, a single genomic window includes:
- a CDS encoding FAD-dependent oxidoreductase, translating to MTPFSSFWQAGFEGADHITRQGIPLSMTFTNGHQSQVEEDYFSLAELGITTVRESAGWRQCVTRSGYDFSGVERCMRAARKAGIQISWSICHYGFPAEALVSEAVFIQRFGDFSGALARFLAPFYDRAPIYSPINEISFTSWALSVGFFPFSDADSPPEGMAVKRLLVRAAIAACDAIWLADPRARILHCDPLIHIVPPDDELQEMARAESDAQYQAWDMLCGRLEPELGGAPRYLDLIGANYYHDNQWELLTHRRLWWHLGDPRREPLHLLLGALYQRYQRPILLAETSHPGSGRGAWLNHITGEIAHALLQGTELLGICLYPAIDRHDWENSDLWHHSGIWDVAPFTTGLFTRTLNQPYADAILNARTFLQHFQGHQYRISRHSEERKMTPPLMIVFSHLRWDFVYQRPQHLLTLLAPHFRILYVEEPVYEKGPAGLHLSQPAANITVARPHTEMHSPGFSDEQIAAMRPLISEYCADEEAPYVWFYTPLALPLMEAVDPGLIIFDCMDQLSAFKDAPRELLSREKELFSRADIIFTGGPSLFAAKKSLHSNIHCFPSSVDAIHFEQALDRGNGHPLQEMLRHPRLGYYGVIDERMDLPLIAALAAAHPEWEFIYVGPVVKIDPSSLPQASNIHYFGQQPYQALPQFLADWDVCLMPFALNESTQFISPTKVLEYMAAELPVVSSAIKDVDMLYGDLIFIATDTASFITACEQALVMTGKETRIMRQRMRDIVGRSSWLKTAAQMKDLIDEAARPQPKQANYLSVEDTSVVNLFPMQEERPLSAKYLILGAGPTGLSAAYHLGKEAVLLERNEAVGGWCRSVNDRGFVFDYAGHIMFSADPYVLEMYTLLLGENLHWQNREAWVWSDGVYTRYPFQGALYGLPAAVIKECLLGAIEARYGRTDLKAVRDLADKDCCADGTVSAEGDCTLTAEDKECPDFESFIYRTWGAGIAKHFAIPYNKKIWKVPLTEMETSWLGGRVPLPDLAQIIEGALEPSAKPVGPNARFAYPLQGGFQALMSGFLPLLKGTLKTGAEIVRIQPAQRRVILSDGQRYQYESLISTLPLPELIRMMGTFAPQEIREAAAGLKFTSVRCVNLGIGRANITDKHWVYYPGDTLFHRVFMQGNASPYCNPENGFGLTCEMTYTEDSPLPLTGEALNQRCIEDCIRVGLFTADDEVLTASQTDIPCAYVIYDHQRQANVTKIRQWLSQYGITLSGRYSEWEYYNSDHAFLAGKKAAEALLSASTKTGTPY from the coding sequence GCATTACTACCGTGCGGGAGAGCGCCGGCTGGCGACAGTGTGTTACCCGCTCAGGCTATGATTTTTCTGGCGTAGAGCGCTGTATGCGGGCGGCCAGAAAGGCTGGCATTCAGATAAGCTGGTCGATCTGCCACTATGGCTTTCCGGCGGAGGCGCTGGTTTCTGAAGCGGTATTTATTCAACGCTTTGGTGATTTTTCCGGTGCTCTGGCCCGTTTTCTCGCGCCGTTTTATGACCGCGCGCCCATCTATTCTCCGATAAATGAGATCTCTTTTACCAGTTGGGCGCTCTCGGTAGGCTTTTTTCCCTTCTCAGATGCTGACTCTCCGCCTGAGGGAATGGCTGTCAAGCGCTTACTGGTCAGGGCCGCCATCGCCGCCTGCGATGCGATCTGGCTCGCGGACCCACGTGCCCGCATCCTGCACTGCGATCCTTTAATTCATATTGTGCCGCCCGACGACGAGCTGCAGGAAATGGCCCGTGCGGAGAGCGATGCTCAGTACCAGGCGTGGGATATGTTGTGCGGTCGTCTTGAACCTGAACTGGGCGGCGCGCCCCGTTATCTGGACCTTATTGGCGCCAATTATTATCACGATAACCAGTGGGAGCTGCTTACCCATCGCCGCCTCTGGTGGCATCTGGGCGATCCCCGCCGCGAACCGCTGCATCTGCTGCTCGGCGCACTTTATCAACGCTATCAGCGCCCCATTCTGCTGGCAGAAACCAGTCATCCCGGAAGCGGCAGAGGTGCCTGGCTGAATCATATTACCGGCGAAATTGCGCACGCTCTGCTGCAGGGAACAGAGCTGCTGGGGATCTGCCTCTATCCGGCGATTGATCGCCATGACTGGGAGAACAGCGATCTCTGGCATCACAGCGGCATATGGGATGTCGCTCCTTTTACTACCGGCCTGTTTACAAGAACCTTAAATCAACCTTATGCAGATGCCATTCTCAATGCCAGAACTTTTCTGCAGCATTTTCAGGGTCATCAGTACCGCATAAGCCGTCACAGCGAGGAGAGAAAAATGACGCCCCCTTTAATGATAGTGTTCAGCCACCTGCGGTGGGATTTTGTTTATCAGCGTCCACAGCATCTTTTAACGCTGCTGGCCCCCCATTTTCGCATTCTCTATGTTGAAGAGCCTGTGTATGAAAAGGGACCTGCCGGGCTACACCTTTCGCAGCCCGCAGCCAATATTACCGTGGCACGTCCCCATACCGAAATGCATTCGCCCGGCTTCAGCGACGAGCAGATAGCGGCCATGCGCCCCCTTATCAGTGAATATTGTGCCGATGAGGAGGCCCCTTATGTCTGGTTTTATACGCCGCTGGCGTTGCCGCTGATGGAGGCTGTCGATCCAGGTTTAATCATCTTCGACTGCATGGACCAGCTCTCCGCTTTCAAAGATGCGCCACGCGAGTTGCTAAGCCGGGAAAAAGAGCTTTTCAGCCGTGCCGATATTATTTTCACCGGCGGGCCGAGTCTTTTTGCCGCTAAAAAATCGCTGCACAGCAATATTCACTGTTTTCCAAGCAGCGTGGATGCCATTCATTTCGAGCAGGCGCTGGACAGAGGTAATGGCCATCCTCTGCAGGAGATGTTGCGGCACCCCAGGCTGGGCTATTACGGCGTTATAGATGAACGTATGGATCTTCCGCTGATAGCCGCTTTAGCGGCGGCGCATCCTGAGTGGGAATTTATTTATGTCGGCCCGGTGGTCAAAATAGATCCCTCTTCCCTGCCGCAAGCCAGCAATATTCACTATTTCGGCCAGCAGCCTTATCAGGCCCTGCCCCAGTTTCTGGCGGACTGGGACGTCTGCCTGATGCCTTTCGCCCTGAATGAATCCACTCAATTTATCAGCCCCACAAAAGTGCTGGAATATATGGCGGCGGAACTGCCGGTCGTCAGCTCAGCGATAAAAGATGTCGATATGCTGTATGGCGATCTTATTTTTATCGCTACGGATACCGCCAGTTTTATCACCGCCTGTGAGCAGGCTTTAGTGATGACGGGGAAAGAAACCCGGATCATGCGGCAGAGAATGCGGGATATTGTCGGCAGAAGTTCCTGGTTAAAAACCGCTGCGCAGATGAAAGATCTGATTGATGAAGCGGCCCGCCCGCAGCCTAAGCAGGCAAATTACCTTTCTGTTGAGGATACTTCGGTGGTGAATCTGTTCCCGATGCAGGAAGAGCGTCCGCTATCGGCAAAATATCTGATTTTGGGTGCGGGTCCTACTGGCCTCAGCGCAGCTTATCATCTCGGCAAAGAGGCGGTATTGCTGGAGCGCAACGAGGCCGTGGGAGGCTGGTGCCGGTCGGTAAACGACCGGGGATTTGTCTTTGATTACGCTGGCCATATTATGTTTTCTGCCGATCCTTATGTGCTGGAGATGTATACCCTTCTGTTAGGTGAAAATCTGCACTGGCAAAACCGTGAAGCCTGGGTCTGGAGCGATGGCGTCTATACCCGTTACCCTTTCCAGGGTGCGTTATATGGATTACCAGCCGCAGTGATTAAAGAGTGCCTGCTGGGCGCCATCGAGGCGCGTTATGGACGCACCGATCTGAAAGCGGTTCGTGATCTGGCGGATAAAGATTGTTGTGCTGATGGCACTGTGTCCGCAGAGGGTGACTGCACGCTGACGGCTGAAGATAAAGAGTGTCCCGATTTCGAGTCGTTTATTTATCGTACGTGGGGCGCCGGCATAGCCAAACATTTCGCCATTCCCTACAACAAAAAGATCTGGAAAGTTCCGCTTACTGAAATGGAGACCTCCTGGCTGGGAGGTCGGGTGCCCTTGCCTGACCTGGCGCAGATTATTGAGGGTGCGCTTGAGCCTTCTGCCAAACCTGTGGGGCCGAATGCCCGCTTTGCCTATCCTCTGCAGGGCGGTTTCCAGGCGTTAATGTCCGGTTTCCTGCCGTTATTGAAAGGGACGTTGAAAACAGGCGCGGAAATTGTCCGCATCCAACCGGCGCAACGCCGAGTGATCCTCTCTGACGGGCAGCGCTATCAGTATGAGTCGTTGATCAGCACGCTACCTTTACCGGAATTAATCAGGATGATGGGAACATTTGCGCCACAGGAGATCAGGGAGGCGGCCGCAGGGCTTAAGTTCACCTCCGTACGTTGCGTAAATCTGGGGATTGGCCGGGCAAATATTACTGATAAGCACTGGGTCTATTATCCTGGCGATACGCTGTTCCATCGTGTCTTTATGCAGGGCAATGCCAGTCCATACTGCAACCCGGAAAATGGGTTTGGCCTGACTTGCGAAATGACCTATACCGAAGACTCGCCGCTGCCTTTAACCGGGGAAGCGCTGAACCAGCGCTGTATAGAGGATTGCATCAGAGTGGGGCTTTTTACCGCTGATGATGAGGTGCTTACCGCCTCCCAGACCGATATTCCCTGCGCCTATGTGATTTATGACCACCAGCGTCAGGCAAACGTGACGAAAATTCGGCAGTGGCTCAGTCAGTACGGCATCACCCTCTCCGGGAGATACAGCGAATGGGAATATTACAATTCCGATCACGCTTTTCTGGCCGGTAAAAAAGCAGCAGAAGCGCTGCTCTCCGCATCGACAAAAACAGGAACCCCCTACTAA